A genomic region of Miscanthus floridulus cultivar M001 chromosome 3, ASM1932011v1, whole genome shotgun sequence contains the following coding sequences:
- the LOC136545133 gene encoding cytochrome P450 84A1-like, giving the protein MACSHAQVYYYLLLIGIAAAFVAVMSFFLGYSGRRLRCRGRGFPPGPPGLPVIGNLLAMDQFTHRGLAKLAKVHGGFFHLPIGFANVFVVSSPETAREILQEQASVFSHRPVTAAMAYVSYDLADMAFARYGPFWRQMRKLCVVKLFSRGRDQSWRTVRAEVDGLVRSLAEQEEGAVASVGELAFKFATNTTLRAAFGARSQDDEAEFVAIIRELSQTFLAFNVADFIPFVGFLDLNGINRRTRGARHALDVFIDRIIDEHVARWGNGDVSAADMVDDMIAYLAETPGRDTREDGVELKDLRLTRENIKGLIMDIMFGGTETIAATLEWGMVELLRSPGELERAQDELARVVGLHRKVDESDVDKLPYLRCICKEVLRLHPPLPLLLRECLQDCAVGGHVVPRNSRVWINIWAMGRDERHWEDADEFRPSRFAGDVSSGAGDDDFWYLPFGHGRRSCPGMQLGTYALELGLANLLHCFRWSLPDGVAPSDLDVGDVFGLTAPRAQRLLAVPWPRLSCPLF; this is encoded by the exons ATGGCGTGCTCTCATGCTCAGGTTTATTATTATCTCCTCCTCATTGGCATTGCTGCTGCTTTTGTCGCGGTGATGTCGTTCTTTCTTGGGTATTCTGGTCGGCGACTGCGGTGTCGAGGTCGTGGATTTCCGCCGGGGCCTCCGGGGTTGCCCGTCATCGGCAACCTGTTGGCCATGGACCAGTTCACCCACCGCGGCCTGGCCAAGCTGGCCAAGGTTCACGGAGGCTTCTTCCACCTCCCCATCGGCTTCGCCAACGTCTTCGTGGTATCCTCCCCGGAGACTGCCCGAGAGATCCTGCAGGAGCAGGCCAGCGTGTTCTCGCACCGCCCCGTGACCGCCGCCATGGCGTACGTCTCGTATGACCTCGCCGACATGGCGTTCGCGCGGTACGGGCCGTTCTGGCGCCAGATGCGCAAGCTGTGCGTCGTCAAGCTCTTCAGCCGCGGGCGCGACCAGTCGTGGCGCACCGTGCGCGCCGAGGTGGACGGCCTCGTCAGGTCGCTGGCGGAGCAGGAGGAGGGAGCCGTCGCCAGCGTCGGCGAGCTCGCCTTCAAGTTCGCCACCAACACGACGCTCCGGGCCGCGTTCGGGGCCCGGAGCCAGGACGACGAGGCGGAGTTCGTCGCCATCATCCGGGAGCTCTCCCAGACATTCCTGGCCTTCAACGTCGCCGACTTCATCCCGTTCGTCGGCTTCCTCGACCTCAACGGCATCAACAGGAGGACGAGAGGAGCGAGGCATGCCCTGGACGTGTTCATCGACCGCATCATTGACGAGCACGTCGCCAGGTGGGGGAACGGCGACGTGTCCGCAGCAGACATGGTGGACGACATGATCGCCTACCTCGCTGAGACGCCGGGGAGAGACACGAGGGAGGACGGCGTCGAGCTCAAGGATCTCCGGCTCACCAGAGAAAACATCAAAGGATTAATCATG GACATCATGTTCGGCGGTACAGAGACCATCGCGGCGACGCTCGAGTGGGGCATGGTGGAGCTGCTCCGGAGCCCCGGCGAGCTGGAGCGCGCGCAGGACGAGCTTGCCCGTGTTGTGGGTCTCCACCGGAAGGTGGACGAGAGCGACGTCGACAAGCTGCCCTACCTCCGGTGCATCTGCAAGGAGGTGCTCCGCCTGcacccgccgctgccgctgctcctcCGCGAGTGCCTCCAGGACTGCGCCGTGGGCGGGCACGTCGTCCCGCGCAACTCCCGCGTCTGGATCAACATCTGGGCCATGGGCCGCGACGAGAGGCACTGGGAGGACGCCGACGAGTTCCGCCCCTCGAGGTTCGCCGGCGACGTCAGCAGCGGCGCCGGCGACGACGACTTCTGGTACCTACCGTTCGGGCACGGGCGGCGGTCGTGCCCCGGGATGCAGCTTGGGACGTACGCGCTGGAGCTTGGCCTGGCCAACCTGCTGCACTGCTTCCGCTGGTCGCTGCCGGATGGGGTGGCGCCGAGTGACCTGGACGTCGGTGACGTTTTTGGTCTGACGGCGCCCAGGGCGCAACGCCTGTTGGCGGTGCCGTGGCCACGCCTCTCTTGCCCTTTGTTCTGA
- the LOC136547612 gene encoding protein FAR-RED ELONGATED HYPOCOTYL 3-like, whose product MTPWAIEKQCSVIYTHEVFTKFQEQILAARDHCIIQGISESEDLKCFTLSSQTGKDRVVQMNKSNMFGRCSCKLYESYGIPCRHIIQVLRAEKQSEIPSLYIMTRWEKRCKRELFFDEEGNLLDEKPKDPMEVALRKKISDSRNKFEDLIQMAKNSEEGMDFLYSSLSNLVEPLQKITPALRVEKQDEYEYFLGSKIPKEVDIHPPNDVNSRGRSKRIKKSKETKEKKAGSKGKGNRTCRKCKQQGDHDARNCPNKVVG is encoded by the exons ATGACACCATGGGCCATAGAGAAGCAATGTAGTGTGATATATACACATGAAGTTTTCACTAAATTTCAGGAACAAATCTTAGCTGCAAGAGACCATTGCATTATTCAAGGTATTTCAGAGAGTGAAGATCTAAAATGTTTCACCCTCAGCAGCCAAACTGGAAAAGACCGAGTTGTTCAAATGAACAAGTCAAACATGTTTGGTAGGTGTTCCTGTAAATTATATGAGTCTTATGGCATCCCATGTCGTCATATCATACAAGTGCTTAGAGCTGAGAAGCAAAGTGAGATACCATCGTTATATATTATGACGCGATGGGAGAAAAGATGTAAAAG GGAACTATTCTTTGATGAGGAAGGTAACCTACTAGATGAAAAGCCTAAAGATCCTATGGAGGTGGCCTTGCGGAAAAAGATTTCAGATTCACGCAACAAGTTTGAAGATCTTATTCAAATGGCCAAGAACTCCGAAGAAGGGATGGACTTTTTATATTctagtttatccaacctagtcgAGCCTCTCCAAAAGATCACACCTGCTTTGAGAGTTGAAAAACAGGATGAATATGAATATTTCCTTGGTAGTAAAATTCCAAAAGAGGTCGATATACATCCACCAAATGATGTCAACTCGAGAGGGAGATCCAAAAGAATTAAGAAGAGCAAGGAGACGAAGGAGAAGAAAGCTGGAAGTAAGGGTAAAGGTAATCGGACGTGTCGAAAATGTAAGCAACAAGGGGATCATGATGCACGCAATTGCCCAAACAAAGTTGTTGGCTGA
- the LOC136543291 gene encoding protein FAR1-RELATED SEQUENCE 5-like: MWRISTSHMHMKLVSLFRVGQHKKQNDEILFKRYCCSREGYRKENITNVSDDSRKKRKSHNIMETRCGCEAHIVVKLGSDKKYRIASMVEKHSHGFVSPNKRHLLRSNRNISERAKSALFNCHKASIGTSQAYRLLHVSEGGFQNVGCTLMDLKNYYRDLRTKIKDADAQMFVAQLGRKKEVNPAFFYEFMVDEQGRLVRVFWADALCRKNYSVFGDVVSVDATYTTNQYNMKFVPFTGVNHHLQSVFLGAAFLVDEKIESYVWLFNTFLKAMGGVAPHLITTDEDASMKAAMA, translated from the coding sequence ATGTGGAGGATTTCTACAAGTCATATGCACATGAAGCTGGTTTCTCTGTTTCGTGTTGGTCAGCACAAGAAGCAAAATGACGAAATATTATTCAAGAGGTATTGTTGTTCAAGGGAAGGGTATAGAAAGGAGAACATAACAAATGTTAGTGATGATTCTAGGAAGAAAAGAAAGTCACATAATATCATGGAAACCAGATGTGGTTGTGAGGCACATATTGTCGTGAAGCTTGGCAGCGACAAGAAGTATCGAATAGCTTCAATGGTTGAGAAACACAGTCATGGTTTTGTGTCGCCAAATAAGAGGCATTTGCTAAGATCCAACCGTAATATCAGTGAGAGGGCAAAGAGTGCTTTGTTCAATTGTCATAAGGCTAGCATTGGCACCTCACAGGCATATCGACTTCTCCATGTCAGTGAGGGTGGGTTTCAGAATGTTGGGTGCACACTGATGGATTTGAAAAACTATTACCGTGATCTCAGAACCAAAATTAAGGATGCAGATGCACAAATGTTTGTAGCACAACTTGGGCGAAAGAAGGAAGTAAATCCAGCCTTCTTTTACGAGTTTATGGTGGATGAACAAGGACGACTTGTTCGTGTATTTTGGGCGGATGCTTTATGCAGGAAAAACTATAGTGTTTTCGGTGATGTGGTTTCGGTAGATGCAACATATACCACCAACCAGTATAACATGAAATTTGTGCCATTCACTGGTGTCAATCATCACTTGCAAAGTGTTTTCCTTGGGGCAGCATTCTTAGTAGATGAAAAGATCGAGTCATATGTATGGTTGTTTAACACCTTTCTTAAGGCTATGGGTGGAGTAGCACCTCATCTAATCACAACTGATGAAGATGCGAGCATGAAGGCTGCTATGGCCTGA